From the Alkalibacter rhizosphaerae genome, one window contains:
- the acpS gene encoding holo-ACP synthase, with product MVRGIGNDIIEMERIRKALEKNSRFFTKLFTPREQEYLRSRKDFVQAVAGRFAAKEAVAKALGTGFRSFGMADIEILGDDIGKPVVLLSEKVRSAVKGGEDLQVMVTISHSRDHALATALAMEEVSH from the coding sequence ATGGTTAGAGGGATCGGCAACGACATCATCGAAATGGAGCGGATCAGAAAAGCCTTGGAAAAAAACAGTCGTTTTTTTACCAAGCTCTTTACTCCCCGGGAACAGGAATATTTAAGGTCTCGAAAAGACTTTGTGCAAGCAGTGGCTGGCCGATTTGCCGCCAAGGAAGCTGTAGCCAAGGCATTGGGCACCGGTTTTCGATCATTCGGCATGGCGGACATCGAAATATTGGGGGATGATATAGGAAAACCGGTGGTTCTGTTGTCCGAAAAGGTCCGATCTGCCGTGAAAGGTGGAGAAGATCTTCAAGTTATGGTCACCATATCCCACAGTCGGGACCATGCATTGGCTACGGCATTGGCCATGGAGGAGGTATCGCATTGA
- a CDS encoding sensor histidine kinase, which produces MVVEKVQEDGNRSELQTILDGVYKEEKIGILILDPANDQRMSNALDYPIWNYDKIVSESWFQQEMKLFSLLPYKLMALEANGENGRTVVFFYSVSSQMDLAKNMLGYLLLGYVSGVLLLWIAGGMKVRRIIQPIERITNATKSINTKNLDARIDVGRAKYELKDLASTINDMMDRMQDGYKKQQQFVSDVSHELRTPISVINGYANLLDRWGKEDPAILQEAIDALKSESQNMADLVEKLLFLARYDRDALKYDMQSIDFSELMDEVGKETEMIDQHHRIQWTVEENLMLYGDANRIKQVARIFVDNAVKYSPEGKDIEIRGYRDKNYVVLEVEDHGMGIPKEKLKSVFERFYRTDESRNKNTGGYGLGLSIARIIVLQHGGKIRVRSKPDSGSVFSALFPMKVQATTIK; this is translated from the coding sequence ATGGTGGTGGAAAAGGTTCAGGAAGACGGAAACCGGAGCGAATTGCAGACGATCCTTGATGGTGTGTACAAAGAGGAGAAGATCGGGATCCTCATATTGGATCCGGCGAATGACCAACGAATGTCCAATGCCCTGGATTATCCCATCTGGAACTACGACAAGATCGTCAGCGAAAGTTGGTTCCAGCAGGAAATGAAATTGTTTTCCCTCTTGCCATATAAACTCATGGCCCTGGAGGCAAATGGGGAAAATGGACGAACGGTAGTCTTTTTCTACTCCGTTTCCAGCCAAATGGATTTGGCGAAAAACATGCTTGGATATCTGTTGCTGGGGTATGTTTCCGGTGTCCTGCTGTTATGGATCGCAGGCGGCATGAAAGTTCGGCGGATCATTCAGCCCATTGAGCGGATCACCAATGCAACAAAAAGCATCAACACAAAAAATTTGGATGCAAGGATCGATGTGGGACGTGCGAAATACGAATTAAAGGATTTGGCCTCCACCATCAATGACATGATGGATCGCATGCAAGACGGTTACAAAAAACAACAGCAGTTTGTCTCCGATGTCAGCCATGAACTGAGAACCCCCATTTCTGTCATCAACGGGTATGCCAACTTGCTGGACCGGTGGGGCAAAGAAGATCCGGCCATTCTCCAGGAAGCCATTGATGCGCTGAAAAGTGAATCGCAGAACATGGCAGATCTGGTGGAGAAATTGTTGTTTTTGGCACGATACGATCGGGATGCGCTGAAATATGACATGCAAAGCATTGATTTCAGCGAGCTGATGGATGAAGTGGGCAAGGAAACGGAAATGATCGATCAGCATCATCGGATCCAATGGACCGTCGAAGAAAACTTGATGCTGTATGGAGATGCTAATCGAATCAAGCAGGTCGCTCGAATTTTTGTCGATAATGCAGTGAAGTATTCTCCAGAAGGGAAAGATATAGAAATACGGGGATATCGGGACAAGAATTACGTGGTATTGGAAGTGGAAGATCATGGAATGGGAATTCCCAAAGAAAAACTAAAAAGTGTTTTTGAGCGTTTTTATCGGACGGATGAATCACGAAACAAGAATACCGGCGGATATGGTTTGGGTTTGAGCATTGCCAGGATCATTGTTCTTCAGCATGGGGGAAAGATCCGAGTGCGGTCCAAGCCGGATTCCGGCAGCGTTTTTTCTGCACTTTTTCCCATGAAGGTCCAAGCAACAACAATAAAATAA
- a CDS encoding response regulator transcription factor, with translation MSIRILIVEDELQIGRFLQLELEHEGYLVDTASDGREGLEKAQANDYDVMILDIMLPKLSGLEVCRRIRQDKKTLPIIMLTAKDDVSDKVMGLDMGADDYMTKPFAIEELLARIRVAVKRQVSVESKESPGLLRMGELVVDKDQYQAYYGNEAIELTKKEFDLLVYLMENKNIVLSRDKIVEKVWGYDYMGETNVTDVYIRYLRGKLDQRFGTNFIKTVRGVGYKLTNDGS, from the coding sequence ATGAGTATACGAATTTTGATTGTGGAAGATGAATTGCAGATCGGACGTTTCCTTCAATTGGAACTGGAGCATGAAGGGTATCTTGTGGACACGGCATCCGACGGACGGGAAGGTTTGGAAAAAGCCCAAGCCAATGATTACGATGTCATGATCCTGGACATCATGCTCCCAAAACTGAGCGGATTGGAAGTTTGCCGCAGGATCCGTCAGGACAAGAAGACATTGCCCATCATCATGCTGACGGCAAAGGATGACGTCAGTGACAAAGTAATGGGTTTGGACATGGGCGCTGATGATTACATGACCAAACCATTTGCCATTGAAGAATTGTTGGCAAGGATCCGTGTCGCGGTAAAAAGGCAGGTGTCTGTGGAATCAAAGGAATCACCCGGTTTGTTGCGAATGGGAGAGCTGGTGGTGGATAAAGACCAATACCAAGCATATTACGGCAATGAGGCCATCGAGTTGACAAAAAAAGAATTTGATCTTCTGGTGTACCTGATGGAAAACAAGAACATCGTGTTGAGCAGGGACAAAATCGTGGAAAAAGTGTGGGGTTACGATTATATGGGAGAAACCAACGTGACGGACGTATACATCCGTTATCTTCGTGGAAAACTGGACCAGCGTTTTGGCACCAACTTCATCAAGACCGTCAGGGGCGTTGGCTACAAACTGACCAATGACGGTTCATAA
- a CDS encoding NAD(P)H-hydrate dehydratase, giving the protein MNVYTVEEMRERDRNTMIQHNMDILTLVDRATDEILDVLVSSICPQPEGKQFLVVCGKGNNGADGLSLAGKLKNLGSRVVAIMIQPQEFWSEEVRTLAHSLGEVFIWDEVSVERWDEWVAGSRYIVDAILGTGCRGEMEPAVAAAIAQINETGLPVISLDLPSGIRGNNGQACEIAIKATYTIVVDGYKTGNLMGSSSVYSGELLLTKEVGLWTSSNPDYKKTMLERNQQKLPSRSKAAHKYDFGKLVVIGGSRGMEGAGFLAAMAGLRTGCGVSQLLSCENWEARKMSFYPELMVDTFFDHQGLMEKLKKTNAVVFGPGTVYVERDVEYVQEIMESDIPLVLDGGAIPLLNDLRDRIQLSKHRLIVTPHTGEMARLFRVTSRDVLEDPVYFITSFLESYQVDLVMKGPCTVIASGQEMFFSYGPNSGMATAGSGDVLSGLIGGFLAQGCSNEEAMKSGVLVHQEAGNAARKIYGERSMTSTDILSNIYKGIHGLEQTIAEDVKG; this is encoded by the coding sequence TTGAATGTTTATACAGTGGAAGAGATGCGGGAGAGAGACCGCAACACCATGATCCAACACAACATGGACATATTGACCTTGGTAGACAGAGCTACAGATGAAATTTTGGATGTGCTGGTTTCTTCCATTTGCCCCCAACCGGAAGGCAAGCAGTTTCTAGTTGTCTGCGGGAAAGGAAACAACGGAGCAGATGGATTGTCTTTGGCCGGAAAACTGAAAAACTTGGGCTCCAGGGTGGTAGCGATAATGATCCAACCCCAAGAGTTTTGGAGTGAAGAAGTAAGAACGTTGGCCCACTCTTTGGGTGAAGTATTTATTTGGGATGAAGTGTCTGTGGAGCGATGGGACGAATGGGTCGCCGGCAGTCGATATATCGTGGATGCCATACTTGGGACTGGATGCAGAGGAGAAATGGAGCCTGCTGTTGCAGCAGCGATCGCGCAAATCAATGAGACCGGGCTTCCGGTCATCTCTCTGGACCTGCCCTCCGGGATCCGCGGCAACAACGGGCAAGCCTGTGAGATCGCCATAAAAGCAACCTATACCATTGTCGTGGACGGGTATAAGACCGGAAATCTTATGGGGAGCAGCAGTGTTTATTCCGGGGAACTTTTATTGACAAAGGAAGTGGGTTTGTGGACTTCTTCAAACCCCGATTATAAAAAAACCATGTTGGAAAGGAACCAGCAAAAACTGCCTTCCCGTAGCAAAGCGGCCCATAAATATGACTTTGGCAAGCTAGTGGTCATTGGTGGATCCCGAGGCATGGAAGGGGCCGGTTTCCTGGCGGCCATGGCAGGTCTGCGTACTGGTTGTGGCGTATCCCAGCTCCTTTCTTGTGAAAACTGGGAAGCCCGCAAGATGTCTTTCTATCCGGAGCTGATGGTGGATACTTTTTTCGACCATCAGGGACTCATGGAAAAATTGAAAAAGACAAATGCTGTCGTTTTCGGCCCTGGAACCGTTTATGTAGAACGAGACGTGGAATATGTTCAGGAGATCATGGAAAGTGACATTCCCCTGGTCCTGGATGGAGGAGCCATTCCGTTGCTCAACGATCTGCGGGATCGGATCCAACTTTCAAAGCACCGACTCATTGTGACGCCCCATACCGGCGAAATGGCCAGGTTGTTTCGCGTAACCAGTCGGGATGTGCTGGAGGACCCCGTGTATTTTATCACTTCGTTTTTGGAATCCTACCAGGTGGACTTGGTTATGAAGGGACCTTGCACGGTGATCGCAAGCGGCCAGGAGATGTTTTTTTCCTATGGACCCAACTCCGGCATGGCCACTGCCGGCAGCGGCGACGTGCTGTCAGGCTTGATCGGAGGGTTTCTTGCACAGGGATGCAGCAATGAAGAAGCCATGAAAAGCGGAGTGCTTGTTCATCAGGAAGCAGGCAATGCAGCAAGAAAAATATATGGAGAGCGGAGCATGACGTCTACGGACATCCTTTCAAATATATACAAGGGGATCCATGGGCTGGAACAAACTATTGCAGAGGACGTGAAGGGATGA
- a CDS encoding TetR/AcrR family transcriptional regulator, giving the protein MAYKKSIETRRKILNVTKELVLEKGWKDISVRDIAERAGVKNPLLYYYFKNKQGIADHLLGSLILRTLDYAEYRVPFKEDCMLSHFVYVSLYYRILVEQELYQTLYLESVHPFENPVDDIDDYDLNYMVTKQFNEILKNYGVDLEPQLLQAYTISAFAIGTSIFRSLVSGHLDMSFREALFFITRFWIISVGIDEKIFEEKLAQAIDMVMEVDLDEFVKSDDDDE; this is encoded by the coding sequence ATGGCATATAAAAAAAGTATCGAAACACGCAGGAAAATTTTGAATGTAACAAAAGAACTGGTCTTGGAAAAAGGCTGGAAGGACATCTCTGTGCGGGATATTGCGGAGCGGGCCGGTGTCAAGAACCCCTTGCTGTATTACTATTTCAAAAACAAACAAGGGATCGCAGACCACCTGTTGGGCAGTCTTATTCTTCGCACGCTGGATTATGCCGAGTACCGGGTCCCATTTAAGGAAGACTGCATGCTCAGTCATTTCGTTTATGTCTCCCTGTATTATCGCATCCTTGTAGAGCAGGAATTGTACCAAACCCTCTATTTGGAGTCCGTTCATCCATTTGAAAACCCAGTGGACGACATCGATGATTACGATTTGAATTACATGGTGACCAAACAATTCAACGAGATCCTCAAAAATTATGGTGTCGATCTGGAACCACAGTTGTTGCAAGCCTATACCATCTCAGCATTTGCCATTGGCACAAGTATCTTTAGAAGCCTGGTCTCCGGCCACCTGGACATGAGTTTTCGAGAAGCGCTGTTCTTTATAACCCGTTTCTGGATCATCAGTGTAGGGATCGATGAAAAGATTTTTGAAGAGAAACTTGCTCAAGCAATCGACATGGTCATGGAAGTGGATTTGGATGAATTCGTCAAATCCGATGACGACGACGAATAA